GCTCATCGGCTTCGGGGTCAACCTGGTGACCGGGGACTACTCCCGGGGGGCGGCCGGGTTCTGGATCGAGGGGGGCGAGGTCGCGTACCCGGTGGAGGAGATCACCATCGCCGGCAACCTGAACGAGATGCTCCGCCAGATCGAGATGGTCGGCCACGACCCCGTCCTGCGGGGCCGCTTCGCCGCCCCGACCCTCAAGATCGGCCGGATGACCGTCGCCGGCCACTGAGACCCCAGGCCGCCGCCACGGCACCTTCGAGAGGAGCCAGCCCATGATTGTCGTCTCGAACCGGATCCAGGTGACAAAGGGCCAGGAGGGGGCCTTCGAGCAGCGTTTCGAGGGTCGGGCCCGCCTGGTCGAGCACATGCCCGGATTCGTCCGCCTGGAGATCCTCCGCCCCATGAAGAGCGACTACTATGTGGTGCTGACCTACTGGGCGTCGACGAAGGACTTCGACGCCTGGACGGAGAGCCCGGAGTTCCGAGAAGCCCATGCGCAGCGGCCCCCGAAGGAGATGTTTTCCGGCCCGAACGTCTTCGAGATGCACGAGATCGTCCAGCACGTGGAGCGGAAGGCGTGACCCGGGCCCCTGCGGTCCGCCGGGGATCACGACTCATCCTCCCTCTGGCGCTTCTCCTGCTCGCGGCTGCAGGATCTTCGACAGGAGAATCGCCCGCCGCATTGCAACTCGACGTGACCTTCAAAGAACAGTCCTTTCCTCTCCCGGGCCCGGTACCCGTCAGCGTGGAGTTCGAGAACCGATCTCCAGAGACCGTCGTCATCAACATCGCTTTTGGCTTCCTTGAGCAGAGCATGCTCGATGTCCAAATCGTGGCACCTTCGGGGCGAACCCTCAGACGGGGGATCGTCCCCCAGGGCAACCGACCGCCAGGACTCGTCCCTCGCGATTTCCGGAAGATCCCCGCGGAGGAGAAGGTCGGACTGGAAATAGACCTGGCCGAATGGTTCGAGCTTACCGAGGGGGGGACGTACACGGTGGAAGTCGAGTATTCAAGCATCTACAAGGGGGAGCAACTCGGCATGGGGGTGTGGACGGGACGGATGAAATCTCCCGCCCGAACGCTTCAGCTCACCAAGTGACGGGGAGTCGGCCATGGCGCTACGGACGGCGGCGCAGTACCGGGAGAGCCTGCGGGACGGGCGGGTGGTCTTCTACCGGGGGGAGCGGGTCGCGGACGTGACGGCGCACCCGGTCATCCGGGTGGCCATCGAGCACGCCTGCATTGACTACGAGATGGCGGACCGGCCGGAGACGCGGGAGCTGGCCGTCGTCAAGTCCCCGGAGACGGGCGAGCCCATCAGCCGGTACTTCCACATTCCCCGAACCGCGGACGATCTCCTGAAGCGGAGTGCCCTCATCGAGGCCGCCACGCGGGAAGGGGCAACGCTGGTGGTCCTGATCAAGGAGATCGGGACCGACGCCCTCTTCGCCCTGCAGATCCTGGCCGATCAGATGGACAAGGCCCTCGGGACGGCATACGGCGAGCGCGTGGGGCGATTCCATCGCCACTGCCGCGACAACGACCTGGCCATGGCCGTGGCCCAGACGGACGTGAAGGGGGACCGGAGCCTGGGGCCGGCGGCCCAGGCGCACCCCGACTACTACCTGCGGATCGTGGACGAGCGCCCGGAGGGGATCGTCGTCCGGGGGGCGAAGGTCCACACCTCGGTCTCCACGAACGCCAACGAGATCATCGTCCTGCCGACCCGGGCCCTCACGGAGCAGGACGCTGCCTACGCTGTCGCCTTCGCCGTCCCGGCCAACGCGAAGGGACTGAAGCTCCTGGCCAGCCCCTATGGGGCGCCGCGGTCCCGGCCCTTCGAGTCTCCGATCACGGCAGCCCACAAGATGATGGAGACCCTCACCGTCTTCGAGGACGTGCTCGTCCCCCACGAGCGGGTCTTCCTCAAGGGGGAGTGGAAGTACGCCGGGCCCCTCGCGCTCACCTTCGTGGAGTTCCACCGGTTCACCGCGGTCTCCTACAAGCTGCCGCTCGTGGACCTGCTGGTGGGGACCGCCCGCCTCATCGCCGAGTACAACGGCCTCGACAAGGTCGGGCACATCCGGGACAAGCTCATCCACCTCATCGCCTACGCCGAGACGCTCCGGGCGCTCATCCGCCAGGCGGCGCTCGGGTGCCGGACGGTGCCGCCGGGGATCGCCGTGCCGAGTCCCCTGCTGGTCAACCTTGCCAAGCACCACTTCGCGAGCGGCTACGCCCAGGCGGTCGCCTGGCTCCAGGAGATCGCGGGGGGCCTGCTGGTGACCGGCCCCGGGCAGGAGGACTGGGAGAGCCCCGAGACGCGCCCCTACCTGGAGCGCTATTTCGGCGGGGCCAAGGGGGTGCCGGCGGAGCACCGCCTGCGCCTGATGAACCTGATCCAGGACCTCACCGCCTCGGACTTCGGCGGCTACCAGGCCGTGCTGGCCATCCACGCCGAGGGCTCGATCGAGGCGGAGAAGCTCGCCGCCTACCGCGCCTACGATCCGAAGCCGGCCGTCGCCTACGCCAAGCGCCTGGCCGGCATCCCCCAGACGTAGGGCCCTGCTGCCCCGACCCGTGCGCCCGAAGCGCCGGGCAATTCAGTGCCCCTGCTTCCGGTGACCCTCCGTACTGTAGCCGCGCACCTGGTTGTAGTGCAGGATCTGCCCTTCACTCAGAAGGGCGCGAGTGGTGACGTGGGTTCTCAGGTGAACCAACCGGAGCTCGCCACGAAGCGCCGCGATGCGCTCCACGCGGGTCCGAAGCTGCGCCTCGTCAATCGCGCCCTGCGCGAACGCCGCCTCAAGTTCATGCTCCTCCTGAAAGATCAAACCCCCCAGCCGCCGGGCCTCCTGCGACATCTGCTCGAACAGCACCCGGACCGCCCGAGCCTGCTCCTCGGTCAGGGATACCTGCCCCGCCTCGATGACATCCAGGACGTGCCGTGGACCCGGGTAGCCATTCAACTCGGCCGCCCGGGCCAGTCCCATCCCGCGCCCCGCCAGGAGGTCCTCGATCTCCTCGGCGGAGAGCCCGCGGATCTCGGATGTGTGTTGCTTGTGATAGGGGGAGAGCAGCGTGTGCTGCCCCACGGCACGAGCAGGTACGGCGATGGCCAGAACCGGCACCACCGCCAGAATGACCAGCATGAGCATGGATGATCTCCTCTGCGGGCGGCGGACCGGAGGTCAGGCGCCTTTGGTCAGGACCAGGTACATGATGAGGGCGGTCCCCACCACGACCGCGATGGCGTAGAGGACCGGCTGGGAGGCGGGGATCCGCTTCCCGGCGACGGCCCGCTTGATCTGGACCGAGACCAGGCCGTCGAGGCCGAGCAGGATGGCCACGAAGAGAAGTTTGATCAGCAGCCAGGGCGCGGTGAGGGAGGTGCGGGTCAGGTGCAGGAGGGCGAGGCCGGCGATCAAGAGCAGGCTGAAGGCAGGGACCTCCACCATCAGGTGCAGGCGGCGATGGAGCACGGCCACCACCGGGCGCGCGTCGGCCGATCCCGGAGCGGCGAGCCGACCCAGCATGAGGACCCGGGCCATGAGACTTCCGACCCAGAAGACGATCCCGGTCAGGTGAAGCGTGAGGACGAAGGCGAGCCCCTTAGGCATGAGTCCCTCCCGCAGCGAATGAATGAATACTATCCCGCCCGCACCTCCTGCGGCAGATACTGGAGCTGGTAGAGCCGGGCGTAAATGCCCCCCCGCCGGAGCAGGTCCTGGTGCCTTCCCTCCTCCCGGATCCGCCCCCGGTGGACCACCAGGATCCGGTCCACGAACCGCACGGTGGAGAGGCGGTGGGCGATGATGAGAGCGGTGCG
The window above is part of the Candidatus Methylomirabilis sp. genome. Proteins encoded here:
- a CDS encoding 4-hydroxyphenylacetate 3-hydroxylase N-terminal domain-containing protein gives rise to the protein MALRTAAQYRESLRDGRVVFYRGERVADVTAHPVIRVAIEHACIDYEMADRPETRELAVVKSPETGEPISRYFHIPRTADDLLKRSALIEAATREGATLVVLIKEIGTDALFALQILADQMDKALGTAYGERVGRFHRHCRDNDLAMAVAQTDVKGDRSLGPAAQAHPDYYLRIVDERPEGIVVRGAKVHTSVSTNANEIIVLPTRALTEQDAAYAVAFAVPANAKGLKLLASPYGAPRSRPFESPITAAHKMMETLTVFEDVLVPHERVFLKGEWKYAGPLALTFVEFHRFTAVSYKLPLVDLLVGTARLIAEYNGLDKVGHIRDKLIHLIAYAETLRALIRQAALGCRTVPPGIAVPSPLLVNLAKHHFASGYAQAVAWLQEIAGGLLVTGPGQEDWESPETRPYLERYFGGAKGVPAEHRLRLMNLIQDLTASDFGGYQAVLAIHAEGSIEAEKLAAYRAYDPKPAVAYAKRLAGIPQT
- a CDS encoding CopD family protein encodes the protein MPKGLAFVLTLHLTGIVFWVGSLMARVLMLGRLAAPGSADARPVVAVLHRRLHLMVEVPAFSLLLIAGLALLHLTRTSLTAPWLLIKLLFVAILLGLDGLVSVQIKRAVAGKRIPASQPVLYAIAVVVGTALIMYLVLTKGA
- a CDS encoding antibiotic biosynthesis monooxygenase encodes the protein MIVVSNRIQVTKGQEGAFEQRFEGRARLVEHMPGFVRLEILRPMKSDYYVVLTYWASTKDFDAWTESPEFREAHAQRPPKEMFSGPNVFEMHEIVQHVERKA